A window of the Dermatophagoides farinae isolate YC_2012a chromosome 2, ASM2471394v1, whole genome shotgun sequence genome harbors these coding sequences:
- the LOC124490201 gene encoding uncharacterized protein LOC124490201, with product MMRLQQQHFTPRTTTVSQQQPPPLSNTSPYVNSSSSLLLKKNNVVELDSSYSTNGSSKSTSSTSAIIIQPNAASSSTSQPDSSSLFLVTGSGEQTARKITSHSNQQEKFSKHPMNSTAISTLQRFQQQQQQLIGTPTGSNRRTTMYRLSSFNESSSSSSPPPPLPTLSSSTNNGGVTNELPLMTPTYESIDVHNLIDSHHSTFHDPTTTSATIAASAAVYVDSSQGTSDGGHEESNGCMSDNPTVTVPDNHRLYPGANGSQHHYYSRTASSIMPMSGIMTPLAFTHHHHHNHNHHYPLASTGGGYLTRSSHYYYHHPDYYYYGSQTNASNTSPPLLYGRDIDGSGSSSLRPLSSFNKDEDFDIFNAIFALISLMSHCCCSGSTFILAYFLWRHEQDMLLFWLTIFATVVPSIIVNVISLKWLLNDNHRQQHEKYHQQQNNNNNNNSNGTTAEPFLLRRPEIGPCGWMFRILLHIILLGPVLRYIELLRYGVKSWSDKRRRVDYQQQNGQKDGGWSTSSSTALPSLSTTLPRPRFQSSIGPGGLPDFEPARKSASHEKSSFNRIDYYLLTVAEDRDTSLLSLFQCLMQCTIQMTLHLHSLISHWYFEHHHHLNNYNHNYTEYVQMTVIFLALFETSWSISSYHRALRRASYDKRNLSAFGTIIQSFWHGLTLASRLLAISLFLHQFGYWLLPIGIGHWGIMTIWIMHQGTHFFDSELGRPNPCQEYMFNMLIGLIYLFIFINLKDEPTRYKYFAFYTVIMVEDFTFAALWFLRIETDYFWSLRSLLFVAVPILFIVSILVMQFYYWFVHPNGRPLIVNKAARCC from the exons aTGATGCGTCTACAGCAACAGCATTTCACaccaagaacaacaacagtgtctcaacaacaaccaccaccactatccAATACATCACCATACGTcaattcatcttcatcattattattgaaaaagaataatgtTGTAGAATTAGATTCTAGTTATAGTACGAATGGAAGCtcaaaatcaacaagttCAACATCAGCCATTATTATACAACCGAATGCAGCTAGTAGTAGTACATCACAGCCTGATTCATCTTCTTTGTTTTTAGTGACCGGTAGTGGTGAACAAACGGCTAGAAAAATTACATCACATTCTAATCagcaagaaaaattttcgaaacaTCCAATGAATTCAACTGCAATATCAACGTTGCAAcgttttcaacaacaacaacaacaactaattGGTACGCCTACTGGTTCAAATCGTCGTACCACAATGTATAGACTAagttcattcaatgaatcctcatcatcatcatcaccaccaccaccactgccaacattatcatcatcgacaaacaATGGAGGCGTAACGAATGAACTTCCATTAATGACACCGACatatgaatcgattgatgtgCATAATTTAATCGATTCTCATCATTCAACGTTTCatgatccaacaacaacatcggcAACAATAGCGGCTAGTGCTGCTGTTTATGTTGATTCTAGTCAAGGAACAAGCGATGGTGGCCATGAAGAATCGAATGGTTGTATGTCGGATAATCCAACGGTTACTGTACCAGATAATCATCGTTTATATCCTGGAGCCAATGGTagtcaacatcattattatagcCGAACAGCAAGTTCAATAATGCCTATGAGCGGTATAATGACACCGTTAGCATttacacatcatcatcatcataatcataatcaccaTTATCCACTTGCATCAACCGGAGGCGGTTATTTGACACGTTcatcacattattattatcatcatccggattattattattatggatcaCAAACAAATGCATCAAAtacatcaccaccattattatatggTCGTGATATTGATGGTAGTGGAAGCTCATCACTCcgtccattatcatcattcaacaagGATGAAGATTTTGATATATTCAACGCTATATTTGCCTTGATTTCACTTATGTCACATTGTTGCTGTTCCGGATCGACATTTATATTGGCATATTTCTTATGGCGTCATGAACAGGATATGCTATTATTTTGGCTAACCATTTTTGCTACTGTGGTGCCATCCATTATCGTCAATGTTATCTCACTGAAATG GTTATTGAATGacaatcatcgacaacaacatgaaaaatatcatcaacaacagaataataataataataataattcgaatGGAACAACGGCTGAACCATTTCTATTACGAAGGCCAGAAATTGGACCATGTGGTTGGATGTTTCGAATATTATTACACATTATTTTATTGGGACCAGTACTAAG ATATATCGAACTATTACGATATGGTGTTAAAAGTTGGTCGGATAAACGTCGTCGTgttgattatcaacaacagaatggTCAAAAAGATGGTGGAtggtcaacatcatcatctacggcattgccatcattatcaaccaCATTGCCTAGACCTCGTTTTCAATCATCCATTGGTCCAGGTGGTTTACCCGATTTTGAACCAGCA CGAAAGTCGGCTAGTCATGAGAAATCTTCATTTAATCGTATCGATTATTATCTATTAACGGTGGCCGAAGATCGTGACACTTCATTGCTAAgtttgtttcaatgtttaATGCAATGTACAATACAAATGACATTGCATCTACATTCACTTATTTCACATTGGTATTTtgagcatcatcatcatctcaatAATTACAATCACAATTATACAG AATATGTTCAGATGACCGTGATCTTTTTGGCACTGTTTGAAACCTCTTGGTCAATCAGTTCCTATCATCGAGCCTTACGTCGAGCTTCATATGATAAACGTAATCTATCAGCCTTTGGTACAATTATACAATCATTTTGGCATGGATTAACATTGGCATCCAGATTACTGGCCATTTCATTGTTCCTACATCAATTCGGTTATTGGTTATTACCGATTGGAATCGGTCATTGGGGCATAATGACCATATGGATAATGCATCAGGGAACACATTTCTTTGATTCAGAACTTGGCCGACCAAATCCTTGTCAAGAATATATGTTCAACATGCTTATCGggttaatttatttattcatattcatcaatctAAAAGACGAACCAACTCGTTATAAATATTTTGCATTTTATACTGTAATTATGGTCGAAGATTTTACATTTGCTGCACTTTGGTTTTTGCGTATAGAAACTGATTATTTTTGGTCATTAcgttcattgttgtttgttgccGTACcaatattattcattgtaAGCATTCTAGTCATGCAATTCTATTATTGGTTCGTACATCCAAATGGACGTCCATTGATTGTCAATAAAGCAGCtagatgttgttga